The following proteins are co-located in the Eleginops maclovinus isolate JMC-PN-2008 ecotype Puerto Natales chromosome 1, JC_Emac_rtc_rv5, whole genome shotgun sequence genome:
- the LOC134871084 gene encoding espin-like protein — protein sequence MDLHPSFAASGHYQPQEWHYSHVHNAILGPFGELMTEDDLNRIEKQIENLQVMHKVSEVEKELEELERELHQLLPVSAALNQGHFSVNPKQVHGQAEDLPDWCSKISTLLKSMAILLATLGGQEIEILDLICPGYSQEEARNVNTGPSESEGTNGTGVIGRSQSFSTREDVEKEIKQCGVSVKNLKANYEIQNQQSADNNANRVYKRKRSLPVVSESSYQTQESICENQVPSSAELLQSHTNGDLPSLEEAVLPLVEEPVITASHVPQTYAASEVMAPNNIEQFNQVLSADPILNNDQLTRSLEVQTDISYVQECIEMRKERIVFLFLEHWRKYTISESFRTKLTVRKGNYLDVGWEDYNDFSAEFTGEMQSEDDKLFLFMKSKQVVGNLIGHWRTIMSQVPTRQIRRLSRAQMIYWPEHFLPHINGSPVSYESLTLDLFMLGYFQLLEMSMSRSERKFRHLLCYEMFDRLGSHKWEAIRQFHKEVMEGIERGKRDWADGFEDIKLKYFGDSNDGGGMMTASLHSMSSDMSIMQEPLPPPPPHPPPPPPTAPPAPQQSTISPSSLPAVSQNAISDKGQCMEQGTLKKPLEENVQRDVKSSEPMSSNKAVASNGNIAEQNHVQSLTTETVPHMDAVAIAGTSLDTNRSSGPVKDVPPVTVKIIEEPQVDKPLPRDGHNEDSIKVIYELKEFSNEEIIRYIDRSFAFWKEKEAELFDI from the exons ATGGATTTGCATCCAAGC TTTGCGGCAAGCGGACACTACCAGCCTCAAGAATGGCACTACTCCCACGTCCACAATGCCATTTTGGGCCCATTTGGAGAATTGATGACGGAGGATGACCTTAACCGTATTGAGAAGCAAATTGAGAACCTGCAGGTTATGCACAAGGTCTCGGAAGTCGAGAAGGAGCTGGAAGAACTGGAACGGGAGCTTCATCAGCTTCTACCAGTTTCTGCGGCTCTCAATCAAGGGCACTTTTCTGTCAATCCAAAGCAGGTTCACGGCCAAGCTGAAGACCTTCCAGACTGGTGCAGCAAGATTTCTACCCTGCTCAAGAGTATGGCCATTCTTCTCGCCACACTGGGAGGACAAGAGATAGAAATCTTGGACCTAATATGTCCTGGATATTCTCAAGAAGAGGCAAGGAATGTGAATACGGGTCCGTCTGAATCAGAAGGAACCAACGGCACAGGTGTTATTGGAAGGTCTCAGTCGTTCTCAACAAGAGAAGATGTGGAGAAGGAAATAAAGCAGTGTGGGGTTTCGGTGAAGAACCTCAAGGCCAATTATGAAATTCAAAACCAGCAGTCTGCAGATAACAATGCTAATAGGGTTTACAAACGGAAGAGGTCACTCCCTGTGGTAAGTGAGTCTAGCTACCAGACTCAAGAGTCCATTTGCGAAAATCAGGTCCCTTCCTCCGCAGAGCTCCTTCAGTCCCATACCAATGGTGATTTACCTTCATTGGAGGAAGCAGTCTTACCCCTTGTTGAAGAGCCAGTTATAACTGCATCTCATGTTCCTCAGACGTATGCAGCTTCTGAGGTAATGGCTCCCAACAACATTGAACAGTTCAATCAGGTTCTTTCTGCAGACcccattttaaataatgatcaATTAACAAGAAGCTTGGAGGTGCAGACAGATATAAGCTATGTCCAGGAATGCATTGAAATGAGGAAGGAAAGAATCGTCTTCCTGTTTCTTGAACACTGGCGGAAGTACACCATCTCTGAATCTTTTCGGACTAAACTTACTGTCAGGAAAGGAAATTATTTAGACGTGGGCTGGGAGGACTACAATGATTTTAGTGCAGAGTTTACTGGGGAGATGCAGAGCGAAGATGACAAGCTCTTTCTTTTCATGAAGTCAAAGCAGGTAGTAGGGAATCTTATTGGCCACTGGAGAACAATCATGAGTCAAGTGCCCACACGCCAGATCCGCAGGCTGAGTCGTGCCCAGATGATATACTGGCCAGAGCACTTTTTGCCACACATCAACGGGTCTCCTGTGAGCTACGAAAGCCTTACTCTTGACCTCTTCATGCTTGGATACTTTCAGTTGCTGGAAATGAGCATGTCTCGCAGTGAGCGCAAATTCCGCCACCTCTTGTGCTATGAAATGTTTGACCGTCTTGGCAGTCATAAATGGGAGGCCATTAGGCAGTTTCACAAGGAGGTTATGGAGGGTATTGAGAGAGGGAAGCGAGACTGGGCAGATGGTTTTGAAGACATAAAACTCAAGTATTTTGGAGACTCAAATGATGGGGGAGGTATGATGACGGCTTCCCTACATTCTATGTCATCTGACATGTCCATTATGCAGGAgccacttcctcctccacctcctcatcctccacctcctccaccaacAGCACCACCAGCCCCCCAACAGTCAACCATATCTCCATCATCATTGCCTGCTGTATCCCAGAATGCCATATCTGACAAAGGCCAGTGTATGGAGCAGGGAACTCTGAAGAAGCCATTGGAGGAAAATGTTCAGAGGGATGTAAAAAGCAGTGAGCCTATGTCATCAAATAAGGCAGTGGCTTCTAATGGAAACATTGCCGAGCAGAACCATGTGCAGAGTTTGACAACTGAAACTGTACCACACATGGATGCAGTAGCAATAGCTGGAACGTCGCTGGACACAAATAGAAGCTCAGGACCAGTAAAAGATGTTCCGCCTGTTACTGTTAAAATCATAGAGGAACCTCAGGTTGATAAACCTCTACCCAGGGATGGTCATAATGAGGACTCaataaaagtaatttatgaGCTGAAAGAATTCAGCAATGAGGAGATCATTAGATACATTGACAGAAGCTTCgctttttggaaagaaaaggaagcaGAGCTATTTGATATCTAA